The following is a genomic window from Pseudomonas purpurea.
GGTTGGCGAACACCGCCGATTCGGGGAACTCGGCGATCTGGTTGGCGATCTTGATCCACCAGAAGTCGACGCCCACGTTCAGCGCACTGAACGGCTGATAGACAAACCCCAGGGTGACGTTGCGGGCAGTTTCCGGGCTCAGGTCGGTGTTGCCACCGGTCTTGTTGTTGTACTGCTGGGCGCAGTCGCGGTTGGCGATCCCGCCATTGCTTGGCGTACCGCCTGCGCACAGACGCGGATCGTTGTAGTTGGCGCTGGTGAAGGTGGTGTAAGTCGGGTTGTACAACTCATACAACGACGGTGCACGGAAGCCTTCACTGTAGGCGCCCCGCACCACCAGCTCACGGAACGGCTGGAAGCGGAACGAGTACTTCGGGTTGGTGGTGCTGCCAAAATCGCTGTACTTGTCGTGACGAATGGCCGCGGACAGTTCCAGGCTGTCGAGCACCGGCACGTTGACTTCGGCGTATTGGGCCTTCAAGTCCCGGTCACCGCTGACGCTGGCGTTGGGGTCCACGCCCAGGCTCTGTACATTGCCGGCAAAGCCTGCGATGTCCTGATGGAATTCTTCCTTGCGAAACTCGCCGCCCAACGCCAGGCCGGTAGGGCCGGCACCGAACCAGTCGCCAATCTCGCGGCTGACGCGGCCGTCCAGGCCTTTCACCCGGCCGACCGACGTCCGGTAATCGCCGCTCAGGGCGTTGTCGCGCAAGTACGCCTGCCCGCCTGCCGTTTGCGGACCGAACGGGTTGAGGACGCCATTGGCCAATCCAGCGCCGGCCGCACGGTCATCGACGTAACCGCTGTCGATGCTGCTGATCACCTTGTTCTGGTTGTACGAGGCGCCGACGTCATAGTCCCAACCGGCCACGCTGCCGTCGAAACTCAACAGCAGCCGCTGGCCGGTATTCTGCGAGGTCTGCTGACGCGGGCCGAGGGCCGATTCACGCCAGTTGACGTTCACCGGTTGCGTGGCGTCCAGGGCAAAGCCGTTGGGGCCGGGTGTGATGCCGTTGCCGGGGTAGAACGCCGTGCCGGGGTTGATGTGCTGACCGGTCAGGGTGCCCGGGCCGACCTGGGTTTCGTTGTTGTTGCGCGCCCAGAAGTACTCCAGGTTGACGTTGTGATCGTCCGCCAGTTTGCCGGTGGCCTTGGTGAACACCGAGGTTTTTTCGGTTTCCGGGATCAGGTCCAGGTAACTCCACAGGCTCTGGCGGCAAATACCGTTGCGGGCGATCAACCCCGGCGCGTTGCAACCGCTGGCCGCCAAGGGGTTGGTGGCGTTGGCGCCCTGGCTCCAGTTGGCCGGGTTGGCGGTGCCGGAACTGTAATCCAGGCCACGGCTTGGCTGGTAGTTGTAGGTGTAGGCGCGGTCCTTGGCCCCCAGGTGCTCCTGTTTGTCGTAGTTGGCCACGGCAAAGACGTTGAAGCGGTCTTCCTGCAAATCGCCAAAGCCCCAACTGCCGCTGAAGTTCTGGCTGTCGCCGCCACCGGAGTGGGTCGGCGTCTCGTAACCGGTGGTGAACTGACCGTCGGTCAAACCCTTCTTGGTGATGAAGTTGATCACCCCGCCAATCGCATCGGTGCCGTACAGCGCCGACGCACCGTCGCGCAGGATTTCCACCCGGTCGATGGCCGCGAAGGGAATGGTGTTGAGGTCCACCGAGGCGCCGTCGATGGCGTTGTTGCCCAACCGCCGGCCGTTGAGCAGCACCAGGGTCTTGTTCGAACCGATGCCGCGCAAATCGGCAAATGACGCACCGCCCGTGTCCGAACCGACCGAGCGGCTGGAGTTGTTCACCGACTGGTTGCCCGACAACCGCCCGACCAGTTCTTCGGTGCTGGTCACGCCCTGCTTGCGCAGGTCTTCAGCCTTGAGAATGGTCACCGGCACCGCCGTTTCGGCATCGACCCGGCGAATCGCCGTGCCGGTGACTTCGACCCGTTGCAACTGCGTGGTCGGTTCGGCGTAAGCCGTCGGCGTGGCAACGGTAGCGCTACGCGGCTCCGCGGTCACCACCACGCCATCGGCGCTGGCCTGATCGGTCAAGCCGCTGCCCTGCAAGGCCAAATGCAAGGCCTGGGCTTGCGTCAGGCGCCCCTGAATCGCCGGCGCCTGAATACCGGCCACCCGCGACTGTTCAAAGGAAATCGGCACGCCAGCCTGCCGGGAAATGCCCAGCAGCGTCTGGTCCAGAGGACCGGCCGGCAGATTGAAATCGGCGCTGCTGGCAGCCAGCGCCGGCAACGTGTTCAAGGCAAGCAGCAAGGCCAGGCTCAAAGGGGATTTGTGGGGTGAAAATCGAATCATGGACAACCATCCCTGCGTTAGGTTTATGCAGGGATGTGCAACGGCGAGAGGGTTTTTATAGGGCGGCGTTTAGACCGAAGCATGCTGACCTTATGCCCTTTGATCGCCCCCACGTGCCAGGCGTGCGCGGCGCGTGGGAACGATCACCTGCGAGCCTCAACTGCCGAAGTGATAACTCCCGCCCAGCCACCATTGCCGACCCTACGGCCTTGAGGTCCGCGGTGCCGCTTTGGGTGTCAATGTGTCTGCAGGGAATGAGCAGCGACCCTGGGGATTTTACAGGGCGCAGCTTAGGCACAGTGGCTATGGCGTTATAACCGGGGCTCGATGCTGACCCAATAGGCGCTGTGGTAAGTCACCCGAATCGGCAGCGAGCGCTCAAGCAATTGCAGCGTGCGGTCGCTGTCGTCCAGCGGATAGATACCGCTGAGGCGCACACCGGCGACCTCGGGGCTGAGGCGCACGATGCCGCGCCGATAGTCACGCAGGCTGTCGATGACCTCGCTCAAGGGTCGATCCCGCGCTTCGAGCAAGCCTTGGGTCCAGGCACTTTCATGGCCCTTGGCACGCTCCACTGCCAGGATGCCGTGCTCATCGAAGCGCACACTGTCACCGGCCTCGGCCACGTGACGGGCGCCGCTGGCGGTGGTGATTTCAACCTGTGAATGCAGCATCACCAGCCGCGTCGACTGATCCGTGCGCTGCACCAGAAACCGCGTCCCCAAGGCACGTAGCCGACCGTGTTCGGTCTGGACCACAAACGGCCGCCCAGGGTCATGCGCCACGTCCACCAGCAGTTCGCCGGCCTGCAACTGCAACAAGCGTTGGCCGGGATCAAACCGCACAACCACCCGGCTGCGTGCGTTAAGCGTCAGCGCACTGCTGTCATCGAGGGCGAAGTCTTGACGCTCGCCCGTGCCGGTGTGCAACTCGCCCGCCTCAGGCAGCAGACCGTAACGCCGACCCAGCACACCCGTGACCAGCGCCACGCCCAGCACGCTCAGACTGCCACCGATAAAACGTCGGCGACTCGACGGTGCGTTCAGGCTGTGCAGCAGACTTTCACGCGGCACCGTGCGCAACGCATGGCTGCGCAGCGCACTGAGACCGCCGCTCATCATGTCGATCACCGCTTCGTGATGGGGATCGGCGGCGCGCCAGTCATTGAAGGCCTGAAACGCCTGGGCACTGACCTCACCCGATTGCAGCAGGGCCATCCATTGCGCCGCGTCGTCGATCACGGCCTGATCCGGTCGCGAGCGGCTCATGCCTCGGCCATCGCCTGATAGCAGCGCTTGAATGCGTCCGCCATGTATTGCTGCACGCGGCTGGTGGAAACCCCCAGCAACTGGCCGATTTCGCTGTACGTCAGGCCATCGAGTTGATGATAGAGAAACGCCGCCCGAGCCTTGGCCGACAGCCCGTTGAGCAAGCGGTCGGCGGCCAGCAGCGCTTCGACCACCAACGCCCGCTCCTCGGGCGAGGCATGCACCGGGGTCGGCGCCAGCGCCAGGCTTTCGATATACGCACGCTCCAGGTCCTGGCGGCGCCAGCCCTCGTAGACCAGTCGCCGGGCGATGGTGGTGAGCAGCGCCCGGGGTTCGCGAATGGCCAGCGGATCGGCCAGGGCCAGCACCCGCACGAAGGTCTCGGAGGCAATGTCCTGCGCACTGTGCGGGCAACCGAGCGCACGGCTGACTGAGGTGCACAGCCAGTGATAGTCGCTTTTGAACATCTGCCCGATCACCTGGTAGTGAGGGTTCTGAATCGCACCCATGCCTTGCTCCCTCATAAAACGGGTCCGACCCGTTTCGTAACGTCTGGTTCTGCCGCGGTTGACCCGGCTCAGGATTAGGGAAGCGACTGTGCAACAGCGCTGAATACAATTGAAGTAATTAAAAATTAACGCATGCGAACTTTATGGAATATGCAACTGGTCGGCTCAAGGAAATTCAGCCACCACAAGATTGATCTCGGTCAGCAGAACCCGCTCCGGGAGCGACTAACCTCGCGCTTCCATCAAAAGGCCACGGACGGCTGATTGGAAGTCGTCCGGCCACGCATTCTCAAGGAAGAGTCAAACCATGCGTCCCCTGAAGATCGTTCTGCTGTCCTCGGCTTTCAACGGCCTGACCCAACGTGCCTGGCTGGACCTGCGCCAGTCGGGTCACGAACCCAGCGTGGTGCTGTTCACCACCGAAGCCGAAGTCTGCGAACGCATTGAAGCCTCAGGCGCCGACCTGGTGATCTGCCCGTTCCTCAAGGACCGCGTTCCTCAACAGTTGTGGAGCAACCGCCAGCGCCCACTCGTCATCATCCACCCCGGTATCGTCGGTGATCGCGGGGCCAGCGCCCTGGACTGGGTCATCACCCAGCAAGTCACTCGCTGGGGCGTCACCGCCCTGCAAGCGGTGGAAGAGATGGACGCCGGACCGATCTGGTCGACCTACGAATTCAATGTGCCCGAAGGTGTGCGCAAATCCGAGCTGTACAACGGCCCGGTTGCCGACGCAGCGATTTACTGCATTCGCGACGTGGTGGAAAAATTCGGCAGCGATTTTGTCCCGGCCCCGCTCGACTACACTCGGCCCAATGTTCTGGGGCGCCTGCAACCGAACATGAAGCAGGCTGACCGGATGTTCAGTTGGCACGATTGCGCGCGCTTCATCAAACGCAGCATCGACGCCGCCGACGGACAACCCGGCGTACTGGCCAGTCTGGCCGGTGGTCAGTACTACGTGTACGACGCACACCTGGACACCCGCAGCGGCATTCCGGGAGAGATCCTCGCGGTGCACGACGACGCGGTGCTGGTGGCGGCCGGTGATCAGAGCCTGTGGATCGGCTCGCTCAAACGCAAGGCCCAACCGGGTGAAGAAACCTTCAAACTGCCGGCCCGGCATATCCTGGCCGGGCAACTGGAAAACGTGCCGACACTCGACTGGTCGGTGTCCAGCCAGCCGTTCAGTGATGAAGCCTATCAGCCGATCCGCTACCGCGAATCAGGCCATGTCGGCGAGCTGACGTTCGAGTTCTACAACGGCGCCATGAGCACCGAACAATGCCAGCGACTGGTCGAGGCCTTGCGCTGGGCCAAGGCCCGGGACACCAAAGTGCTGCTGATCAAGGGCGGCCGGGCGAACTTCTCCAACGGCGTTCACCTCAACGTGATTCAGGCGGCGCCCGTGCCGGGCCTGGAAGCCTGGGCCAACATCCAGGCGATCGACGACGTCTGCGAAGAACTGCTGACCGCACGGCAACTGGTGGTCAGCGGCCTGACCGGCAGTGCCGGGGCTGGCGGCGTGATGCTGGCGCTGGCCGCCGACATCGTGTTCGCCCGGGCCAACATCGTGCTCAACCCTCATTACAAAACCATGGGCCTGTACGGCTCGGAGTACTGGACCTACAGCCTGCCCCGCGCCGTCGGCAGCGCCATGGCCGAAAAACTCACGCAGGACTGCCTGCCGGTCAGCACCTTCCAGGCCCAGAAATGGGGAATGATTCAGGAAGTCGGCCCGCGCTGCCCGCACGAATTCGGCCTGTGGCTGCTGCAACGGGCCAACAGCACCTTGACTGATCCCCGCTACGCCGAGGTTCGCCAACGCAAGACCAACGGCGACCTGCAACGCATCCAGCAATGCCGCGAAGCAGAACTGGCGCAGATGCACCTGGACATGGTGCAGAACCGTCACCAGTTCGCCGAGAAGTGCCGCAACTTCGTCTACAAACGCAAAACTTGCCAGACCCCGCAACGCTTGATCGCACCGTGGGCCATGGAGCGTGAAGCAGAGCTGATCGCCTGATCCACCACGCCCTCAAACGCCAGCCTGCGTCCGGCTCCGTCCGGACGCAGGTTTGGTGCTGACCCACCATCATCGGTGGCGCAGGCATTGCTTGCGCTATTGAGCCTTGGGCAGAAGTCGTCCGCGCAGTGCCCGGCAGAGCAGCGCTTGCTCTACACTGCCGGTCACTTTTCAGTACGCGCCCCCTCATGGACATCGAACTCGCCCGCACTTTTCTG
Proteins encoded in this region:
- a CDS encoding sigma-70 family RNA polymerase sigma factor; this encodes MGAIQNPHYQVIGQMFKSDYHWLCTSVSRALGCPHSAQDIASETFVRVLALADPLAIREPRALLTTIARRLVYEGWRRQDLERAYIESLALAPTPVHASPEERALVVEALLAADRLLNGLSAKARAAFLYHQLDGLTYSEIGQLLGVSTSRVQQYMADAFKRCYQAMAEA
- a CDS encoding TonB-dependent receptor, encoding MIRFSPHKSPLSLALLLALNTLPALAASSADFNLPAGPLDQTLLGISRQAGVPISFEQSRVAGIQAPAIQGRLTQAQALHLALQGSGLTDQASADGVVVTAEPRSATVATPTAYAEPTTQLQRVEVTGTAIRRVDAETAVPVTILKAEDLRKQGVTSTEELVGRLSGNQSVNNSSRSVGSDTGGASFADLRGIGSNKTLVLLNGRRLGNNAIDGASVDLNTIPFAAIDRVEILRDGASALYGTDAIGGVINFITKKGLTDGQFTTGYETPTHSGGGDSQNFSGSWGFGDLQEDRFNVFAVANYDKQEHLGAKDRAYTYNYQPSRGLDYSSGTANPANWSQGANATNPLAASGCNAPGLIARNGICRQSLWSYLDLIPETEKTSVFTKATGKLADDHNVNLEYFWARNNNETQVGPGTLTGQHINPGTAFYPGNGITPGPNGFALDATQPVNVNWRESALGPRQQTSQNTGQRLLLSFDGSVAGWDYDVGASYNQNKVISSIDSGYVDDRAAGAGLANGVLNPFGPQTAGGQAYLRDNALSGDYRTSVGRVKGLDGRVSREIGDWFGAGPTGLALGGEFRKEEFHQDIAGFAGNVQSLGVDPNASVSGDRDLKAQYAEVNVPVLDSLELSAAIRHDKYSDFGSTTNPKYSFRFQPFRELVVRGAYSEGFRAPSLYELYNPTYTTFTSANYNDPRLCAGGTPSNGGIANRDCAQQYNNKTGGNTDLSPETARNVTLGFVYQPFSALNVGVDFWWIKIANQIAEFPESAVFANPDQYADRIVRKADGSIDHVVTGLANLGKVKTSGVDLSLDYRFPESAYGQFGLGLQGTYVSRYDFQQQIGGKYLDNVGDFQGVGVIARWKHLATATWSKGPLGATLSNRFTTGYNDYDRETHARVGSYNLWDLSGTYQWRKTLGVTLGVKNLFDREPPFSNQTYTFQSGYDPRYTDPYGRTLFTRVSYNF
- a CDS encoding FecR family protein codes for the protein MSRSRPDQAVIDDAAQWMALLQSGEVSAQAFQAFNDWRAADPHHEAVIDMMSGGLSALRSHALRTVPRESLLHSLNAPSSRRRFIGGSLSVLGVALVTGVLGRRYGLLPEAGELHTGTGERQDFALDDSSALTLNARSRVVVRFDPGQRLLQLQAGELLVDVAHDPGRPFVVQTEHGRLRALGTRFLVQRTDQSTRLVMLHSQVEITTASGARHVAEAGDSVRFDEHGILAVERAKGHESAWTQGLLEARDRPLSEVIDSLRDYRRGIVRLSPEVAGVRLSGIYPLDDSDRTLQLLERSLPIRVTYHSAYWVSIEPRL
- a CDS encoding hydrogenase maturation protein, yielding MRPLKIVLLSSAFNGLTQRAWLDLRQSGHEPSVVLFTTEAEVCERIEASGADLVICPFLKDRVPQQLWSNRQRPLVIIHPGIVGDRGASALDWVITQQVTRWGVTALQAVEEMDAGPIWSTYEFNVPEGVRKSELYNGPVADAAIYCIRDVVEKFGSDFVPAPLDYTRPNVLGRLQPNMKQADRMFSWHDCARFIKRSIDAADGQPGVLASLAGGQYYVYDAHLDTRSGIPGEILAVHDDAVLVAAGDQSLWIGSLKRKAQPGEETFKLPARHILAGQLENVPTLDWSVSSQPFSDEAYQPIRYRESGHVGELTFEFYNGAMSTEQCQRLVEALRWAKARDTKVLLIKGGRANFSNGVHLNVIQAAPVPGLEAWANIQAIDDVCEELLTARQLVVSGLTGSAGAGGVMLALAADIVFARANIVLNPHYKTMGLYGSEYWTYSLPRAVGSAMAEKLTQDCLPVSTFQAQKWGMIQEVGPRCPHEFGLWLLQRANSTLTDPRYAEVRQRKTNGDLQRIQQCREAELAQMHLDMVQNRHQFAEKCRNFVYKRKTCQTPQRLIAPWAMEREAELIA